From Candidatus Neomarinimicrobiota bacterium:
TTCGTCTCTTCCATCAGTTGAGCTGCCGCCTGAGGATTGGGAGTCCGGTCCTGAATCGTCTCATCCGCCACCAGTTCAAGCCCCTGCATGAGGCCCATACCGCGAACGTCCCCGAGAATCTTTGGGTACTTCTTCTTAAGCACCTCAAGTCCCTCCCTCAGTATCTCTCCCATAACGCCGGCATTCTGCACGAGGTTGTCCCGCTCGATGACGCCGATGGTGGCGTTAGCGGCAGCGCAACTCACCGGATTCCCGCCAAAGGTAGAGATGGTATTTTTGGTGAGACATTCAGCAATGGGCCCCGTCGTAATGACGACCGCCAGCGGCAAGCCGTTGGCAATTCCCTTCGCCATGGTCATCATGTCCGGTCTTACACCGTAGTTATCGATGCCCCACATCTTTCCGGTGCGGCCGAAGCCCGTCTGGACCTCATCAGAAATGAATATACCTCCATACTTGCGAACAATCCCGGCTACAATTTCAAAGTACTCCTTTGGCGGCGTCACGAAGCCACCCACTCCCTGGATCGGCTCCACCAATATCCCCGCGACCTTTCCCGTGGTGGTCGTCCTGATCAAATCCTCCACGTCCTCGGCACAGGCCACGCCGCAATCGGGATAGGTCAACTTCAGGGGGCATCGATAGCAGTAAGGAGAAAGTGCGTGCTTTACTGCCGCGACCTGCGTCGGCAGCGCCCGCCACGACGAATGAGCCGTCAGCGACTGCGCCAAAAGAGACCGCCCGGAGTAGCCGTGACGCAGGGCGATGATTTCCGCACTGCCAGTGTACAGTTGCGCCATCATGACAGCGGTTTCATCCGCTTCGGTGCCGGAGCAGACGAAGCAGCACTTGTCGAGGTTGCCCGGAGTGATGCTGGCCAGCTTTTCAGCCAGATCTACTAGAGGCGCTGTAGGATAGAGGGTAGAGATGTGGCTCAAACGGTTAACCTGAGCCACTACCTCCCGGTTCACGTCATAATTGGCGTGACCTACAGAAATCGTCAGTATGCCGCCGAAAAAATCCAGATAGCTGTTGCCTTCTGCGTCTGTTACCCGGGAGCCCCTCCCCTCTGTAACCACGATTGGCTCATCATAGTATTTCAGGGTTGCCGGAAAAAGAAAACTGTCGTGCTTCTGACGCACTTCTTCACTGGTCATAATTGTCTCCTCAGAAATTTCAGCCGATAGCGTACTCATATGACGGGGAGCCTGATCCAGGGGATGAATTTAGCACTTACGCCCGTACTGTTACACTTCATATCTATCCGCACTCCCGGTGATAGGGATAACAACGGTCTCTCCCTCACGAATCCAGCCACTGCCGGAAAGCTTCTGAAATCCCCGCCACGCTACTCCCGCCTCCGGCGAGGATTCTGTACCGGAACTAATTGCCACCTCTTTTCTGGCAACGGCAACGTCTTCCTCATTCACCATGACGGCAATCCCATCGCTCTGCCGCAGAACTTTCAGCATCCACGCACCGCCGAGGGGGTTGGCCACGTTCAGACCGAGCGCAGCGGTGTCTCCATCTTGCCAAGGCACTGTTTCTAATGCTCCGGCCGCAAAAGCTTTTACCACCGGTGCACATCCCGCCGATTGAACTGCAACCATGCGCGGAAGAGCGCCTTCGACCCACCCCAGCCTTTTCATCTCGTTGAATGCCTTCCACATTCCGACAAGTCCTGTCCCGCCCCCGGCCGGATAGACCACCACATCGGGGAAATGCCAGTCCAAATGCTCGGCAATCTCATAGCCCAGCGTCTTTTTCCCCTCCACCCGGAAGGGCTCCTTGAGTGTGGATAGATCAAACCACCGTTTTTCTTTTTCACCATTCATTCTTGCCGCCGCTTCGGCAATGGTCTGGCCACCCAAATGAACATGAGCGCTATACTTCTCTGTCGCTTTCACAAACGGTGAGGGGATCATCTCAGGCAGATAGACATGACATTCGATTCCGGCTTCTTCACAATAGGCGGCGACGCTGACTCCCGCATTACCTGCTGAAGGAAGACATGCTTCCGTTACGCCTGACCTCTTCAGATGGGAGACAGCCAAGCTCATCCCCCGGTCCTTGAAGGAGCCGGTGGGATTTACCGTTTCATCTTTAAAGTACACGGTCGCTCCTCCATAGTCGCCTCCACTGCGCAGATCAGTCCACCCTTCTACAAGTGTCATGATGTGCCGATCATCAATGGGAGGGAGGATCGTTCGGTAACGCCAGAGGGAGGGATCGTCTAAGTTAACAGTGGCAGTAGCAGGGACACTCTCGCGCAAGTCCAGTTGCGCTTCAAGAGGATGGCCGCAACGGCAGGTGGTGGGAGGATCTTCGCCGGTGTACGGCTCTTCACAATAGGTGCAGATGAGCATCATCTGCGAGTTTCGTCTATTCACCAAGAATGGCCTCCATTATTCTAGGATCATCTGGGAGCAATTGAGATTTTACCAGCCTCGGCGTCAGCTTCCGCCAGCGTTCATCGGTCTGGAAGACGCTCTTGAAGATAGGGAGTGCCTCCTGCAGTCTACCGGCTCCGGTCAGCGTAACGGCCGTCCAAAAGGGCAGCTCTATATTCTCAGGATAGTAATCTGCCGCCAGCTCATATTCCCGCAAAGCACCCGCCACATCTTTACTCTCCAACAGTTCATCACCCTTGTTGGCGTGCTCATAGGCGCGGTAGATTCGAATCAGTCGCTTCAACTGCTTCAGCGGTTCGGGATGATCGTCCACCCGCAGATCGAGGACCACATCCTTCCAGGCGATTCCGGTAGGTTTTCCCGTAACGATGAGCATAGCAGCCGACTGTCTTCCCCGGATGTCACCACCTTCAGCTTCTGCCGCCTCCAGCGCCGCCATCATGCGGTCAGCCAGATCACCTTCGCTTTTCTCAAACGCCATCGCCATGGCAGGCCAGACCGTCGGCTTTTCCATGAGATTTGCCTGCACCGAATAGTTCTTGCCCATCTGATGCCCTGCCGCTTCGATGCAACGCGAACCTGTGTGTGCCGCCACATTGCCGGAAGCATCGATCATGGCCACCTGTCTCACGGCCTCTCCTTCATCCTGTGAGATAAGCTTGCTCAAAACGGCACCGGCTGGCACTCCTATCATCATCTGTCTTAAGCCTTCGGGCCCGTACTCAACCTTTACGAACGACTGTGTCGCTACGGCGCCTACGCCGGCTTGCACCCACGGCACCAGTGAGCCGACGGAAAACCAGTGACTCTGCACCGCCACGCCCAGTTCTCCCGTTTCCGGGTCCAGCGCCACAATCGAGTAGGTGGAGACGGGGCGGCTGTAGATGTCATCACCACGGATCGTCACCGCAAGCGACATGCTGCACAAGACGACTGCCAACCATCCGCGACTTTCAAAAAATCTGTTCATATTGCACGTCCTCCTTCAATGCTCATAACGACCAAAATTAAAGCGGGGCTTCGGGCGAAACCACCTTTTCCATTGCATTTGTAGACAGATGACAGCGAGATTTCGACAGTCTGATTTCACGGTGACGGGCTAACAGCACCCAAGAATCATTATGATTAGCCATTCTCTTTTCCTTACCGCTACTATTCTGTCCGCGGCATTATCTGCACAAGACCGCTTGACAGGGCTTCCCTTTGCCACTCGCTCCGAAGTGATCGCGCCTTACGGCATGGCTGCCACTAGTCAGCCGCTGGCGACGCAGGTCGCTCTGGATATTCTGAAAGGCGGTGGCTGTGCGGTAGACGCCGCGATCGCTGCCAACGCCGTGCTCGGTCTTGTGGAGCCCACCGGATGCGGCATCGGGGGTGATCTCTTCGCCATCGTCTGGGACAGTGACACAGGAAAACTTTACGGCCTCAACGCCAGCGGAAGATCGCCGAAATCTCTGACGCTCGAATATTTCAAACAACACGGCTACGACAAGATCCCCGCCCGCGGCCCGCTGCCCGTTTCAGTCCCCGGATGTGTAGATGGATGGTTTGAGCTCCACAACAGGTTCGGGAAAATGAGGATGCGAAAAGTCCTTCAGCCCGCCATCCAGTACGCCGAAGATGGTTTTCCGGTGACTGAGGTCATCGCCTACTACATGCAACAGGACGCCCCCTATCTCGAGCCGTTCCCCGGCTTCAAAGAGACTTATATGCCGCACGGCCGGATGCCTCGAAAAGGGGAAGTCTTCAAGAACCCAAAGTTGGCCGAGACCTATAGCAAGATTGCCCGGGAAGGACGGGACGTTTTCTACAGAGGTGCCATCGCAAAGACCATTGACGAACACATTAAGATGCAAGGCGGCTTCCTCTCTTACGATGACCTCGCCAGTCATAGCTCGGAGTGGGTGGAACCGGTTTCCACCAACTATCGAGGCTACGATGTCTGGGAGCTACCGCCTAACGGCCAGGGCATCGCGGCTCTACAGATTCTGAATATCCTGGAGGGCCATGACATTGCAAGTATGGGCTTTGGCAGTACCAACTATATCCACACCTTCGTGGAGGCAAAGAAGCTCGCCTTCGAGGACCGTGCGAAATACTACGCCGATCCCGCCTTTAACGAGATCCCGGTGGACCGGCTTATTTCGAAAGCCTATGGCGCCGAGCGCCGTCAGCTCATCAATCCCAACCGAGCCGCCACGAGTTACGATCCCGGCAATCTAGAAAATGGCGATACCATCTATCTCACCGTGGCGGATAAAGACGGCAACATGGTCTCTCTGATTCAGAGCAACTACAGGGGGATGGGATCAGGGATGACGCCCGGCGAACTCGGTTTCGTCCTTCAGGACCGGGGTGAACTATTCACGTTGGAGGAAGGTCATTTCAATGTCTACGCCCCCGGCAAGCGCCCTTTCCACACTATCATCCCGGCATTCGTGACGAAAGACGGGGAGCCGTTCATTAGTTTTGGCGTTATGGGAGGTGCCATGCAGCCGCAAGGGCATGTCCAAGTTCTTGTGAACTTCATCGATTTCGGGATGAACCTTCAGGAGGCCGGCGACGCCCCGCGCATCCGCCACAGCGGAAGTTCCCAGCCCACCGGAGAGAGGATGACGGACGGCGGTGTGTTGAACTTAGAGTCGGGCTTTTCCGTTGATGTTATTGAAGAACTGAAGAATCGAGGTCATTCCGTCCGTGTTGGTGCAGGTGGGTATGGTGGCTATCAGGCCATCCTATGGGACGAGCGTAACAAGATCTATTACGGCGCGTCAGAATCGAGAAAGGACGGCCACGCAGCGGGATATTAGTACAGATTTGTCTATGTGAATGGGAAACCAGAACAGCATTATTCTCAAACTCGCTCCTACGAAAACTCCCGAGTTCGCAGTAGCAAAAGGCTTGAGATTGAAATAGGCTGAAGAGCGTTTCATCCGTGATTCCTTGCCAGCGCCACCTCTTTGACATTCCCGATGACGTGGCTTATATCAACTGCGCCTACCTGTCCCCTCAACTTCGTTCGGTGACGGAGGCGGGCAGTCGAGGCGTCGAACGAAAGGTTCATCCGTGGCCAACAGTCCCCAACGATTTCTTTGATGAATCGGAGAGGGCACGCTCTCTCTTCGCCCAAATTATCGGAGCCACGGCAGACGATATCGCCATCATCCCCGCCGTCAGTTACGGCATTGCGACCGCTGCCACCAATCTCCAATTGAAAGCGGGAGATTGTATCCTGGTTCTGGAAGAACAGTTCCCGTCAAACTACTACGGATGGGCCGAGCTCGCCCAAACGAAAGGAGCAGACCTCATCACTGTCTCCAGGCCTGAGGGTGGGGAATGGACCCCCGCCATTCTCTCTCACTTGAACGAAGCTACAGCCGTCGTCGCCACTGCCGTCTGCCACTGGACAGACGGCAGTCTTATCGATGTGAAGAAGATCGGCCAGCGCTGCCGGGAGATGGGCGCAGCGCTGGTGATAGACGGGTCGCAGTCCATCGGAGTTATGCCCTTCTCGGTGGAAGAGGTTCAGCCGGACTTTGTTGTGACTGTCGGTTACAAATGGCTACTCGGTCCCTACAGCCTCGGCTTCATGTACGTAGCACCGAAGTATCGCGACGGAACACCCCTTGAGCACAACTGGATCGACCGGGCAGACAGTGAAGATTTCGCCGGTCTGGTTAACTACCGGAATGACTTCCAGCCGGGGGCCAGAAAGTTTGATATGGGCGAGCGCAGCAACTTCATCCTCATGCCCATGGTGGTGGCAGCGCTGGAGCAGATCCTGAAATGGGGCGTGCCTGAGATGGCCGCAACATTATCAGGCATGACGAAAATCATAAGTAACCGGGCCGAGGCCGTGGGACTGTCAGTGGCGCCGCAGCACCTCCGCTCAGGCCATCTCATGGGATTGCGCTCCGCGGAGGGTCTTCCCTCCGATCTTCTGGATCAGCTAGCGAAAGATAAGGTTTACGTCAGTGTCCGCGGAAACTCGGTGAGGGTCTCGCCGCATCTGTACAACACGAAGGAGGATATCAACAGGCTCTTTGAGGTGCTGGCAAAAGTGCCGTAGCTTGTCAAAAAAGAGCCGACGAAAAAAGCGGTCGATACTTGCGTGTGATTTCGTGCTCTTCACCAAGCAGACGGAAGATTCCAATCACCGCCTTGCGATGATAGCGCCGTCATTCCACCAGCAGCGGACAGGTCATGCAGTGGGCGCCGCCGTTGCCGGCAAACAGTTCATCCGCCGGAAATCTGTCCAGGATCCAGCCGCGCTTACCCATCTCACCGGCGATGCGTTCCGCCTTCTGAAATCCTATCGCTTTCTCCGCCCTCTGCGTCACCACCACATTGAGATGCCCTCCAAGACGTTCCTCTTCAGTGATAGGGATACAGTTGAAGCCGCGATCATCAAGAAATTCCTGAAACATGACAGATCTTGACTCCGATCTCCCTTTCTCGAAGAGCCGGCACGGGGCTGTTTCAAAAGCTTCCGTAAACAGGAGACAGAGCTTTTCGTCAAGAACCATAAAGAGGCCGTCGATATGGATGTTACCACGGGGCAGAGGCACTTCCAGAAAGTACCTCACCTCCCTCTCCAAAACTATGTCACGCAGTGTTCTTGTTCCCGCTTCGTTGGCGCGATCACAAAGAGAGGCAACAACTGTATCGTCCCCGATTATCGTTACACCGCCCCCTTCCAGATAGGCCGGTGGTTCAATCTCTCCCAGAAGCGGCACCCCAAGTTTCCTGAATGCGCGGCCCAACATCTCCTGATCTCCCCGCCTCCCTTTAAGATACGGTCCCATAAGGACAGCACCGCTGGAAAAGACGGCGGCGAGGTCTCGTGTATAAGTCATGTTGGGGCGGCGATCCATGTAAGCAAGAGTATCATCATCATGGGCAAGAATCTCATGGAGGTCGAGCACCTCCACACCGTGGTCCTGAAATAATGAACGCATGGCGTCGTAATCGGCTGAGAACCGTTCACTATTCACCGGGCGCCGGAAATGGAACTCCTCAAGAGTCTCTTCGGTCACCCTCTCAAGTTCCGCGCCTGGGCGGTGCATAATCACACGCTTAAGTGTGCCGTACGCATTTGGGACACCAAACTTCGTCACGACCGCTTCCTTTCCAACCAGAGGTAGACGGGAATGCCGGTAGCGGCAAGAGCCAGTCCAATGGCCGTATCACCGGGGTTGTAAACAAAGGCGCCCACGAGAAATCCTGCAATCGTAACAACATAGATGAGAGGAATGATGGGATACCCCACCATTCTATGCCGGGCCGTGTCTGCGTCCCTCGGAAGCCGGAATATGGAAGCTACAAGTAGAATGTTGAAAAGCTGATTCGGTACAACAAAAAAATTGACAATACGGCTGAAGGACTGAAAGAAGACCAGGGCTGTAACGGCTGTGACGGCATTCAGCAGAATGGCGCCGAAGGGGACTTGAGTGTTAGAGGAAACTGCTCCGAGAAACCGAAACAGTCGTTTGAGTAAACCGCTTTCATCTGCACTTCGAGCGGTGTAATGACTGCCGGCAGCAAAGATGAGACGGGGGAAGGTCATCACCAAACCGCCTAAGGCACCCAGTATGGATATCATCATCAGGATCGTGATAAACTGGCCTCCTACATTGCCGAACGTCTTGCGGGCCACCGTCACTGCCGCCAGAGAATCGCTGCGTGCCATTTCATGAAGTGGTACAACCCGCAAGAATGCAAAGTTCGCCAGAAGATAGATGGCAATAATGAGCACCACGCCGGCAGTTAGACCAATAGGAAGATTACGCTGAGGATTCTTCACTTCACCCGCTGCGTGCACGATATCAATCCAGCCGTCATAGGTAAACAGCACCGCGGCGATGCCGAGACCCATAAGTCGGAAGAAACTCCACCACTCGTCACTATCATTTGCCAGTTTCACGGCGGTATCAGCAGGCTCGGTCGCTTCCGCGAAGATCAGGCTGCCGAATACCAGCGCCAGCAGTGCCATGAGTTTTATCGCTGTCAGCACTATCTGCGTCCGGCCGCCCCATTGCACACCCATAAGATTGATTACGGTGAAAACAACGACCGCCGCAACGCCCCACAATACGGGAGACAGAACTCCAGACAGTTCGGAAACAAACTTGCCAAACAGGATCGCCACCGCCGCAACCGATCCCGGCCCGGCCACCCAGACTGTTGACCACACCTTAACAAATCCGAAGAGTCCGCCAAATCCAGTGCGGATGATATGATAGTCAGCGCCAGACCGCGGCATTCGCGCCCCCAGCTCGCCCACAGTCAGGACGCCACAAAGTGTGATCAATCCACACAGCGCCCAGAAAAAATAGACCTGCCACACAGACTGGGCAACAGGAGCAAGCTCCTGAGGAGTATAAAAAATGCCCGAACCGAGCATATCGCCCGATACCACAGCCATGACAGCTACGAGTCCCAGTTGGCGCTTTAGATGGGAAGATGAGGAAGCTTGGGTCATGATACGGTTCCGCCGGAAGTCCAGTAGGTAGGCGGGAGCAGCGACTGCACTAGTCGCCAGTCACTCTCTCTTCAGAATTCTCCGGGTACCGCTGCGGGCCTTCTGTAGCAACTGTCTGAGGGAGATCTTGGGCTTCGGATTAAGAATGCCGTCAACGAGTGCCGCTTTCTCCTCAAGTGTCATCCCCGCCATGGCATAGACCGTCACATCCTCCACCTCCTCTACCCCCCAGTCAAAACCGTGAAGCAGTCCGATGAGAACTGACATCTCTGTCACTACCTTGATGATCAGTTCGTCGCCCTCCGTCAGATAGTCGGACGATGTCCAGCGGAACGTAAAGGCGGTTCGATCTTCATTGGACAGCCACCAGAGCACTACATTGGACATCACCCAGCCGGCGCCGTATCCCGCTACTGTTCCGATGGCGACAGGAAGCAGCCGTTTCTTAACGGGCGGATTTACTTTTCTCAGATCTACGCGCCGAAGTTCTTTGATTTCAGTGAGCGGCAAGAGCGTGTTGTTCCTAGCGGGAGAGTTGTGGTCTGTTGCCAGAAGATAGTTGCCGCGTAATTCTTTTAGAGAGAGGTTCTCCAGTTCTTCATCTGAATTGAGCGTTAT
This genomic window contains:
- a CDS encoding aspartate aminotransferase family protein — translated: MTSEEVRQKHDSFLFPATLKYYDEPIVVTEGRGSRVTDAEGNSYLDFFGGILTISVGHANYDVNREVVAQVNRLSHISTLYPTAPLVDLAEKLASITPGNLDKCCFVCSGTEADETAVMMAQLYTGSAEIIALRHGYSGRSLLAQSLTAHSSWRALPTQVAAVKHALSPYCYRCPLKLTYPDCGVACAEDVEDLIRTTTTGKVAGILVEPIQGVGGFVTPPKEYFEIVAGIVRKYGGIFISDEVQTGFGRTGKMWGIDNYGVRPDMMTMAKGIANGLPLAVVITTGPIAECLTKNTISTFGGNPVSCAAANATIGVIERDNLVQNAGVMGEILREGLEVLKKKYPKILGDVRGMGLMQGLELVADETIQDRTPNPQAAAQLMEET
- a CDS encoding amino acid permease — translated: MTQASSSSHLKRQLGLVAVMAVVSGDMLGSGIFYTPQELAPVAQSVWQVYFFWALCGLITLCGVLTVGELGARMPRSGADYHIIRTGFGGLFGFVKVWSTVWVAGPGSVAAVAILFGKFVSELSGVLSPVLWGVAAVVVFTVINLMGVQWGGRTQIVLTAIKLMALLALVFGSLIFAEATEPADTAVKLANDSDEWWSFFRLMGLGIAAVLFTYDGWIDIVHAAGEVKNPQRNLPIGLTAGVVLIIAIYLLANFAFLRVVPLHEMARSDSLAAVTVARKTFGNVGGQFITILMMISILGALGGLVMTFPRLIFAAGSHYTARSADESGLLKRLFRFLGAVSSNTQVPFGAILLNAVTAVTALVFFQSFSRIVNFFVVPNQLFNILLVASIFRLPRDADTARHRMVGYPIIPLIYVVTIAGFLVGAFVYNPGDTAIGLALAATGIPVYLWLERKRS
- a CDS encoding threonine synthase, translated to MNRRNSQMMLICTYCEEPYTGEDPPTTCRCGHPLEAQLDLRESVPATATVNLDDPSLWRYRTILPPIDDRHIMTLVEGWTDLRSGGDYGGATVYFKDETVNPTGSFKDRGMSLAVSHLKRSGVTEACLPSAGNAGVSVAAYCEEAGIECHVYLPEMIPSPFVKATEKYSAHVHLGGQTIAEAAARMNGEKEKRWFDLSTLKEPFRVEGKKTLGYEIAEHLDWHFPDVVVYPAGGGTGLVGMWKAFNEMKRLGWVEGALPRMVAVQSAGCAPVVKAFAAGALETVPWQDGDTAALGLNVANPLGGAWMLKVLRQSDGIAVMVNEEDVAVARKEVAISSGTESSPEAGVAWRGFQKLSGSGWIREGETVVIPITGSADRYEV
- the ggt gene encoding gamma-glutamyltransferase, whose amino-acid sequence is MISHSLFLTATILSAALSAQDRLTGLPFATRSEVIAPYGMAATSQPLATQVALDILKGGGCAVDAAIAANAVLGLVEPTGCGIGGDLFAIVWDSDTGKLYGLNASGRSPKSLTLEYFKQHGYDKIPARGPLPVSVPGCVDGWFELHNRFGKMRMRKVLQPAIQYAEDGFPVTEVIAYYMQQDAPYLEPFPGFKETYMPHGRMPRKGEVFKNPKLAETYSKIAREGRDVFYRGAIAKTIDEHIKMQGGFLSYDDLASHSSEWVEPVSTNYRGYDVWELPPNGQGIAALQILNILEGHDIASMGFGSTNYIHTFVEAKKLAFEDRAKYYADPAFNEIPVDRLISKAYGAERRQLINPNRAATSYDPGNLENGDTIYLTVADKDGNMVSLIQSNYRGMGSGMTPGELGFVLQDRGELFTLEEGHFNVYAPGKRPFHTIIPAFVTKDGEPFISFGVMGGAMQPQGHVQVLVNFIDFGMNLQEAGDAPRIRHSGSSQPTGERMTDGGVLNLESGFSVDVIEELKNRGHSVRVGAGGYGGYQAILWDERNKIYYGASESRKDGHAAGY
- a CDS encoding aminotransferase class V-fold PLP-dependent enzyme — protein: MIPCQRHLFDIPDDVAYINCAYLSPQLRSVTEAGSRGVERKVHPWPTVPNDFFDESERARSLFAQIIGATADDIAIIPAVSYGIATAATNLQLKAGDCILVLEEQFPSNYYGWAELAQTKGADLITVSRPEGGEWTPAILSHLNEATAVVATAVCHWTDGSLIDVKKIGQRCREMGAALVIDGSQSIGVMPFSVEEVQPDFVVTVGYKWLLGPYSLGFMYVAPKYRDGTPLEHNWIDRADSEDFAGLVNYRNDFQPGARKFDMGERSNFILMPMVVAALEQILKWGVPEMAATLSGMTKIISNRAEAVGLSVAPQHLRSGHLMGLRSAEGLPSDLLDQLAKDKVYVSVRGNSVRVSPHLYNTKEDINRLFEVLAKVP
- a CDS encoding DUF1028 domain-containing protein, whose product is MNRFFESRGWLAVVLCSMSLAVTIRGDDIYSRPVSTYSIVALDPETGELGVAVQSHWFSVGSLVPWVQAGVGAVATQSFVKVEYGPEGLRQMMIGVPAGAVLSKLISQDEGEAVRQVAMIDASGNVAAHTGSRCIEAAGHQMGKNYSVQANLMEKPTVWPAMAMAFEKSEGDLADRMMAALEAAEAEGGDIRGRQSAAMLIVTGKPTGIAWKDVVLDLRVDDHPEPLKQLKRLIRIYRAYEHANKGDELLESKDVAGALREYELAADYYPENIELPFWTAVTLTGAGRLQEALPIFKSVFQTDERWRKLTPRLVKSQLLPDDPRIMEAILGE
- a CDS encoding arginine deiminase family protein — encoded protein: MTKFGVPNAYGTLKRVIMHRPGAELERVTEETLEEFHFRRPVNSERFSADYDAMRSLFQDHGVEVLDLHEILAHDDDTLAYMDRRPNMTYTRDLAAVFSSGAVLMGPYLKGRRGDQEMLGRAFRKLGVPLLGEIEPPAYLEGGGVTIIGDDTVVASLCDRANEAGTRTLRDIVLEREVRYFLEVPLPRGNIHIDGLFMVLDEKLCLLFTEAFETAPCRLFEKGRSESRSVMFQEFLDDRGFNCIPITEEERLGGHLNVVVTQRAEKAIGFQKAERIAGEMGKRGWILDRFPADELFAGNGGAHCMTCPLLVE